From a single Miscanthus floridulus cultivar M001 chromosome 8, ASM1932011v1, whole genome shotgun sequence genomic region:
- the LOC136471574 gene encoding glycosyltransferase BC10-like, whose amino-acid sequence MTTAKNLKQQHVLPMAAAAAPPLWPVRTKLLLCAALGFTLGVVATASLMTSSYASSSAALRGGGGALGLFLPPSATRNAVQDRTPPPAARSQPKQGAVPPARWHPKQEGAVPPAIRRARMPAAATGTGMPPPPAPPAAGITTSAAATPPPPPGIGGDKPGPAAPRVTTTASGGNGSSIIIGDDDEEEELMARAAAAPREVPAGTVPRVAFLFLTRWDLPMAPLWEKFFDGHRGLYNVYVHSDPAFDGSEPPETSAFYRRRIPSKEVKWGEISMVEAERRLLAHALLDDHSNARFVLLSESHVPLFDFPTVHSYLVNSTKVYLESYDQPGATGRGRYHRRMSPVVAPWQWRKGSQWFDLDRALAADVVADRVYFPLFRRFCRRNCYADEHYLPTFLNIRRPSSAGANRSLTWVDWSHGGSHPARFTRMEVTVDFLQWLRGGSTCTYNGRTTTVCFLFARKFLPNSLTRFLRFAPKVMGFG is encoded by the exons ATGACTACGGCCAAGAACCTTAAGCAGCAGCATGTGTtgcccatggcggcggcggccgccccgCCGCTCTGGCCCGTCAGGACCAAGCTCCTGCTCTGCGCCGCGCTCGGCTTCACGCTCGGCGTCGTCGCCACCGCGTCCCTCATGACCTCCTCCTACGCGTCGTCGTCCGCCGCGCtccggggaggaggaggagcgctcgGCCTCTTCTTACCGCCGTCCGCCACCAGGAACGCCGTCCAGGATCGCACCCCGCCGCCAGCAGCACGTTCGCAGCCCAAACAAGGCGCAGTGCCGCCAGCGCGTTGGCACCCCAAACAAGAAGGCGCGGTGCCGCCAGCGATCCGCCGCGCTCGGATGCCGGCCGCGGCCACTGGCACGGGCATGCCACCACCGCCGGCTCCTCCGGCGGCGGGCATTACTACTAGCGCTGCTGCtaccccgccgccaccgcctggtATTGGCGGCGACAAGCCGGGACCGGCAGCGCCTCGGGTTACTACGACTGCCTCCGGTGGCAATGGTAGCAGCATCATCATcggtgacgacgacgaggaggaggagctgatggccagggcggcggcggcgccgagggAGGTGCCGGCCGGGACGGTCCCCAGGGTGGCGTTCCTGTTCCTCACACGCTGGGACCTGCCCATGGCGCCGCTGTGGGAGAAATTCTTTGACGGGCACCGCGGCCTCTACAACGTCTACGTGCACTCCGACCCGGCGTTCGACGGTTCCGAGCCGCCGGAGACCTCCGCCTTCTACCGCCGGAGAATCCCCAGCAAG GAGGTGAAATGGGGCGAGATCAGCATGGTGGAGGCGGAGCGTCGTCTTCTGGCGCACGCCCTCCTAGACGACCACTCCAACGCCCGCTTCGTGCTGCTGTCGGAGTCGCACGTCCCGCTGTTCGATTTCCCCACGGTGCACTCCTACCTCGTCAACTCCACCAAGGTGTACCTCGAGTCCTACGACCAGCCGGGCGCCACGGGCCGCGGCCGCTACCACCGCCGCATGAGCCCCGTCGTGGCCCCCTGGCAGTGGCGCAAGGGCTCCCAGTGGTTCGACCTGGACCGGGCCCTCGCCGCCGACGTCGTCGCCGACCGCGTCTACTTCCCGCTCTTCCGGCGCTTCTGCCGCCGCAACTGCTACGCCGACGAGCACTACCTGCCCACGTTCCTCAACATCCGGCGGCCGTCGTCGGCGGGGGCCAACCGCAGCCTTACGTGGGTCGACTGGTCCCACGGCGGCTCGCACCCGGCGCGGTTCACGAGGATGGAGGTCACCGTCGACTTCCTCCAGTGGCTCAGGGGCGGCAGCACGTGCACGTACAACGGCAGGACCACCACCGTCTGCTTCCTTTTCGCCAGGAAGTTCCTGCCCAACTCGCTCACCAGGTTCTTGAGATTCGCGCCCAAGGTGATGGGTTTTGGCTAA
- the LOC136471575 gene encoding uncharacterized protein, with protein sequence MVKLATARECHAYSLGAGAGSGTALRNRWEYINAGVYIFAVVLLVVGFLAQLPPWGGWSSRPGLVVTATGLAGVLAVNAHDLLAHVAGVDYRPGMVAGLDAQLALVELAVPAVQIVGTVLMLVAVIFFEIQMERGYRHSLNLLIAGPALWCLGSVHNICQVYERASGHVQLLQKSVQIPLLLGSTLFLIAGIVNRHDPRSRHSAFVLLGRSWAWFCLFGSLLFLAGGVLNLLKVFKTQQMGGRGLEKLRGGAQERLALQREGKVPLILEHGHGGGRRGPAAGAMPPPPRPPPGSYKDALVSSAS encoded by the exons ATGGTGAAGCTGGCGACGGCGCGCGAGTGCCACGCATACAGCCTCGGCGCCGGCGCGGGGTCCGGCACGGCGTTGCGCAACCGGTGGGAGTACATCAACGCCGGGGTGTACATCTTCGCGGTGGTCCTCCTGGTTGTCGGATTCCTGGCGCAGCTCCCGCCGTGGGGCGGGTGGTCCAGCAGGCCGGGGCTCGTGGTGACCGCGACCGGGCTCGCCGGCGTGCTGGCCGTCAACGCGCACGACCTCCTGGCGCACGTCGCCGGCGTCGATTACCGCCCCGGGATGGTGGCCGGGCTCGACGCGCAGCTGGCGCTCGTCGAGCTCGCCGTCCCCGCCGTGCAGATCGTCGGCACCGTGCTCATGCTCGTCGCTGTCATCTTCTTTGAGATTCAG ATGGAGAGAGGGTACCGGCACAGTCTGAACCTGCTCATAGCCGGGCCGGCGCTGTGGTGCCTGGGGTCCGTGCACAACATCTGCCAGGTCTATGAGCGTGCCAGCGGGCACGTCCAGCTCCTGCAGAAGAGCGTGCAGATCCCACTGCTGCTGGGGAGCACCCTCTTCCTCATCGCTGGCATCGTCAACCGGCACGACCCCCGCAGCCGCCACTCCGCCTTCGTGCTACTG GGGAGGAGCTGGGCGTGGTTCTGCCTGTTCGGGAGCCTCCTCTTCCTCGCCGGCGGCGTGCTTAACCTGCTCAAGGTATTCAAGACGCAGCAGATGGGCGGGCGGGGCCTGGAGAAGCTGCGCGGCGGCGCGCAGGAGCGGCTGGCCCTGCAGAGGGAGGGCAAGGTGCCCCTCATCCTGGAgcacggccacggcggcggccgGAGGGGCCCTGCGGCAGGGGCgatgccaccgccaccgcgtcCGCCTCCCGGGTCTTACAAGGACGCGCTCGTCAGCAGCGCCAGCTAG
- the LOC136471576 gene encoding protein THYLAKOID RHODANESE-LIKE, chloroplastic-like, translated as MAVILSSAAPTTLTPPARPRRQPRTSGLRGGLAARLSGALGLAHAGAGAGAALAAPLSYEEALRLSSDSGSDGAGFALPDLDLNLNLDGLVAFVNENPLVVAAGVAAVALPLLLAQILGGGGGSKPYAVVSARAAYQRLLEEPDAQLVDIRPLKDAREAGTPDLKEAKKKAAAVPYNGEDKNGFLKKLTLRFKDPENTTLVILDKFDGNSGLVAELVTANGYKAAFAVKDGAEGSRGWKSSNLPWKAPAKGFSFDLGELFGDGSDGLPVTIGLAAATGLGVLAYTEIETLLQFLGSAAVVQLVVTKLLYAEDRQKTLKQIDEFFNKKVAPKELVDEIKEIGQALLPLPGDAKSQPATATPVAATPTEAAPAAATPTPLSPYTNYPDLKPPSPPGSTVTEGPAAVNSAPVADASTESSPPPPTPRPQSPYPNYPDFKPPSSPSPSPP; from the exons ATGGCCGTCATCCTCTCCTCTGCGGCGCCAACGACACTGACTCCTCCCGCGCGCCCCAGGAGGCAGCCGAGGACGAGCGGCCTCCGCGGGGGCCTCGCGGCGCGCCTCTCCGGCGCGCTCGGCCTCGCGCAcgcgggcgccggcgccggcgccgcactCGCCGCGCCGCTCTCCTACGAGGAGGCGCTGCGCCTCTCGTCCGACTCCGGCAGTGACGGGGCCGGGTTCGCGCTCCCGGACCTCGACCTCAACCTCAACCTCGACGGGCTCGTCGCCTTCGTCAACGAGAACCCTCTCGTCGTCGCGGCAGGCGTCGCGGCCGTCGCGCTGCCGCTGCTCCTCGCGCAGattctcggcggcggcggcggctccaagCCGTACGCCGTCGTGTCCGCCAGGGCGGCCTACCAGCGGCTGCTCGAGGAGCCCGACGCGCAGCTCGTCGACATAAGGCCGCTCAAGGACGCACGGGAGGCCGGCACGCCTGATCTCAAGGAGGCCAAGAAGAAGGCGGCTGCCGTGCCGTACAACGGGGAGGACAAGAACGGATTCTTGAAGAAGCTGACACTGAGGTTCAAGGACCCGGAGAACACCACGCTGGTCATCCTTGATAA ATTTGATGGGAACTCCGGACTAGTTGCTGAGCTTGTCACAGCCAATGGTTACAAAGCTGCTTTTGCAGTGAAGGATGGTGCAGAAGGAAGCCGAGGATGGAAG AGCAGTAACCTTCCCTGGAAGGCTCCTGCAAAAGGATTCAGTTTTGACTTGGGCGAGCTATTTGGG GATGGTTCAGATGGTTTGCCTGTGACAATTGGTCTCGCTGCAGCTACTGGTCTGGGAGTACTTGCCTACACAGAG ATTGAGACTTTGCTACAGTTTTTGGGGTCAGCTGCTGTTGTTCAGCTAGTGGTAACCAAGCTCTTGTATGCCGAG GATCGACAGAAGACACTTAAACAGATCGATGAGTTCTTTAACAAGAAGGTTGCTCCAAAGGAGCTTGTTGACGAAATAAAG GAAATTGGGCAGGCTCTACTACCTTTACCTGGTGATGCTAAAAGCCAACCAGCAACAGCTACTCCAGTTGCTGCCACACCAACAGaagctgctcctgctgctgccaCACCAACACCTCTTTCACCTTATACAAAT TACCCAGATCTCAAACCGCCGTCACCCCCTGGCAGCACCGTGACTGAAGGCCCAGCAGCGGTCAATTCTGCACCTGTAGCAGACGCTAGCACGGAatcatctcctcctcctcctaccccCAGACCTCAGTCACCTTACCCTAAT TATCCAGATTTCAAGCCACCGTCCTCGCCTTCGCCGTCACCACCTTAA